The genomic window TGCGTGATTTCCTGGACGTGCGCGACGTCGCGGCCGCCTACGTGAGGTTGATGGGGTGCGGAGCGGCCGGTGAGGTGTACAACGTCGCATCCGGGGTCGGCGTGACGCTGCGAGAACTGTTCGACCAGCTGGCCGCGATCGTCGGCGTGGACGCGATCCCGGAGCCGGACCCCGAGTTCATGCGGCCGGCGGACATCCCGTACCTCGTCGGCGACGCGTCGAAGCTGCGCGCGGCGACCGGCTGGGCCCCGACCTGCCGTCTGGAGCAGACGCTCCTGGACCTGGTGAATGCCCAAGCGGACTGACCTGCACCGCATCCTGCTCATCGGCAGCGGCCCGATCGTGATCGGGCAGGGGGCGGAGTTCGACTATTCCGGCACCCAGGCCGTGAAGGCGCTCAAGGAGGAGGGGTACGAGGTCGTCCTGGTCAACTCGAATCCGGCGACGATCATGACGGACCCGGAGCTCGCGGACCGGACCTACCTCGAGCCCGTGACGCCGGAGTGGGTCGAGCGGGTGATCGCCCGGGAGCGCCCGGACGCGCTTCTTCCGACGATGGGCGGGCAGACGGCGCTGAACGTGGCCATGGCGCTGCACGAGTCGGGGGTGCTCGAGAAGTACGGGGTCGAGCTGATCGGCGCGAACGCGCGCGCCATCAAGATGGCGGAGGACCGCGAGGAGTTCGCGGTGGCGATGGGTCGCATCGGGCTGGGCGTGCCGGTGGGCGGGTTCGCGAAGTCGGCGGAGGACGCGCCGCGCATCGTCGGGCGGACCGGTTATCCCGCCATCATCCGTCCCAGCTTCACCCTGGGCGGGACGGGCGGTGGCGTGGCCTACATCCCGGCCGAGCTGGACGGCCTGGTGCGGCGGGGCCTGGAGCTCTCGCCGGTGGGGAAGGTGCTGATCGAGCGCAGCGTCATCGGCTGGAAGGAGTTCGAGCTCGAGGTGATGCGGGACCGGCGCGACAACGTCGTCATCGTCTGTTCGATCGAGAACCTGGACCCGATGGGGGTGCACACCGGCGACAGCATCACGGTGGCGCCGGCGATGACGCTGACCGACCGCGAGTACCAGGCGATGCGTGACGCGGCCATCGCCATCATCCGCGAGATCGGCGTCGAGGCGGGCGGCTGCAACATCCAGTTCGCGGTGAACCCCGCCGACGGCGAGATGCTGGTGATCGAGATGAACCCTCGGGTCTCGCGGTCCTCGGCGCTGGCGTCGAAGGCGACCGGCTTCCCGATCGCGCGCATGGGTGCGAAGCTCGCCATCGGCTACACGCTCGACGAGCTGCCCAACGACATCACGAAGACGACGCCGGCCTCGTTCGAGCCGGTCCTCGATTACGTGGTCGTGAAGTTCCCGCGTTTCGCGTTCGAGAAGTTCCCCCTGGCGGACTGGAGGCTCACCACGCAGATGAAGTCGGTGGGCGAGTCGATGGCCATCGGGCGGACCTTCAAGGAGGCGTTCCAGAAGGGGATCCGCGCGCTGGAGATCGACCGGCCGGGCTGGGTCATCGGGGCGACGCCGGAGGACGACCGGCTGGAGCACGACGACCCGGCCTCGATCCGGGCGGCGCTCCGCCAGACGGCTCCGGAGCGGGTCTACCAGATCAAGCGGGCGCTCTACGCGGGGATCCCCCGCGAGGAGATCGCGCGGCTGACGGGCATCGACCCGTGGTTCGTGGCGCAGATGGAAGAGCTGGTCGAGGCGGAGCGCGGCTGGACCGTGAACCGGCGGATCAACTGGACGACCTACCCCCGGGCCGAGCAGGAGGCGCAGCTCCGCCACATGAAGCGGCTGGGCTTCTCGGACATTCAACTGGCGAGGTTGGGCGGTGGGGTCGAGGACGAAGTCCGCGCCGAGCGGGAGGCGCTGGGCATCCGTCCGGCCTACAAGACGGTGGACACGTGCGCCGGTGAGTTCCCGTCGGCTACGCCGTACCTGTATTCGTCGTACGACGACGAGAACGAATCCGAGCCGTTCGGGGAGCGGGGTATCGTCATCCTCGGCTCGGGCCCGAACCGGATCGGGCAGGGCGTGGAGTTCGACTACTGCTGCGTGCGCGCCGGCCTGGCGTTCCGGGAGATGGGCTACCGCACCATCATGATCAACTCGAACCCTGAGACGGTCTCGACCGATTTCGACATCTCGGACAAGCTCTACTTCGAGCCGCTCACCTTCGAGGACGTGATCGAGATCATCGAGCTGGAGCGGCCGCTCGGGGTCGTGGTGCAGCTGGGCGGACAGACCCCGCTGAAGCTCGCCAAGCGGCTCGAGGCGGCCGGGGTACGGATCCTCGGCACCTCGCCTGACGCGATCGACACCGCGGAGGACCGGCGGCGTTTCGAGGCCATCGCGCGGCGCCTCAAGATCATGCAGCCGCCGTCGGGAACGGCGACCAGCACGGCGGAGGCGCTGGAGGTGGCCGAGCGGGTGGGGTATCCGGCGCTGGTGCGGCCGTCGTACGTGTTGGGCGGGCGGGCGATGATGATCGTGTACGACGCCAGCCAGCTGAAGGACTACTTCGCCACGGCGGCGCGGGTGGCGCCGGAGCACCCGGTGCTGATAGACCGGTTCCTGGAGGACGCCTTCGAGGCGGACGTGGACGCGATCGCCGACGGCCAGCGGTGCGTGATCGGCGGCGTGATGCAGCACATCGAGGACGCGGGCATCCACTCGGGCGACTCGGCCTGCGTGAT from Gemmatimonadales bacterium includes these protein-coding regions:
- the carB gene encoding carbamoyl-phosphate synthase large subunit, which translates into the protein MPKRTDLHRILLIGSGPIVIGQGAEFDYSGTQAVKALKEEGYEVVLVNSNPATIMTDPELADRTYLEPVTPEWVERVIARERPDALLPTMGGQTALNVAMALHESGVLEKYGVELIGANARAIKMAEDREEFAVAMGRIGLGVPVGGFAKSAEDAPRIVGRTGYPAIIRPSFTLGGTGGGVAYIPAELDGLVRRGLELSPVGKVLIERSVIGWKEFELEVMRDRRDNVVIVCSIENLDPMGVHTGDSITVAPAMTLTDREYQAMRDAAIAIIREIGVEAGGCNIQFAVNPADGEMLVIEMNPRVSRSSALASKATGFPIARMGAKLAIGYTLDELPNDITKTTPASFEPVLDYVVVKFPRFAFEKFPLADWRLTTQMKSVGESMAIGRTFKEAFQKGIRALEIDRPGWVIGATPEDDRLEHDDPASIRAALRQTAPERVYQIKRALYAGIPREEIARLTGIDPWFVAQMEELVEAERGWTVNRRINWTTYPRAEQEAQLRHMKRLGFSDIQLARLGGGVEDEVRAEREALGIRPAYKTVDTCAGEFPSATPYLYSSYDDENESEPFGERGIVILGSGPNRIGQGVEFDYCCVRAGLAFREMGYRTIMINSNPETVSTDFDISDKLYFEPLTFEDVIEIIELERPLGVVVQLGGQTPLKLAKRLEAAGVRILGTSPDAIDTAEDRRRFEAIARRLKIMQPPSGTATSTAEALEVAERVGYPALVRPSYVLGGRAMMIVYDASQLKDYFATAARVAPEHPVLIDRFLEDAFEADVDAIADGQRCVIGGVMQHIEDAGIHSGDSACVMPPYLIGEREIEEMRQSTKALAAALGVVGLINVQFAIKDGVVYCLEVNPRGSRTVPFVSKAIGVSLARLAAGVMAGRSLESLGFTEEVEMQYVAVKEAVFPFTKLPNVDTLLGPEMRSTGEVMGIADSFGWAFAKAQIAADGALPTTGAIMVTVNDSDKPTVTPIVRRFHEMGFRLIATEGTARHLQKRGIPCEKVLKVWEGRPNAVDLIVTGQVQLLINTPLGKYSQRDDYELRRAALTHRVPYTTTMSAASAACDAAIALRSSRGDVLSLQERYLRHGQSNVQVA